The Vitis riparia cultivar Riparia Gloire de Montpellier isolate 1030 chromosome 10, EGFV_Vit.rip_1.0, whole genome shotgun sequence genome includes a region encoding these proteins:
- the LOC117923936 gene encoding E3 ubiquitin ligase BIG BROTHER-related isoform X1, translating to MENNNITTTNSKLDSDEPKSVATATAAEEQNPNSPAAEDPNPNSNQAPPRQSSRTPFTNLSQVDADLALARTLQEQERAYMMLRINGEGSDYGSWEAGSYFNEEEFDDPNDGTDVDDGVDDEDEDEGEYDGTDEDAFDVHAQADDGEDDNPTIEFDPAVFSSDEAYARALQHIEEQEMAARLLALAGIHDRECLFRNGVEDTEDHGGNSQDTWEEVDPDELSYEELLALGEVIGTESRGLSSDTIASLPSVTYKAQSNQEGSNDSCVICRLDYEDGETLTVLSCKHSYHSECINNWLQINKVCPICSTEVSSSR from the exons ATGGAGAACAACAACATCACCACCACCAACTCTAAACTTGACTCCGATGAACCCAAATCCGTCGCCACCGCCACGGCCGCGGAGGAGCAGAACCCTAATTCCCCGGCCGCCGAAGACCCAAACCCTAATTCGAACCAGGCGCCGCCTCGCCAGTCTTCGAGGACTCCGTTCACCAATCTTAGCCAGGTCGATGCCGACCTCGCCCTCGCCCGCACCTTGCAGGAGCAG GAAAGAGCATATATGATGCTAAGGATCAATGGTGAAGGGAGTGATTACGGAAGTTGGGAAGCTGGAAGCTATTTCAATGAGGAAGAGTTTGATGATCCCAATGATGGCACTGATGTGGATGATGGGGTtgatgatgaggatgaggatgaaGGGGAGTATGATGGCACTGATGAAGATGCTTTTGATGTGCATGCTCAAGCTGATGATGGGGAGGACGACAACCCAACTATTGAATTTGATCCAGCTGTGTTTTCTAGTGATGAGGCCTATGCAAGAGCTCTACAGCACATTGAAGAACAAGAAATGGCTGCAAGGTTGTTGGCCCTTGCTGGGATACATGATCGTGAGTGCCTGTTCAGAA ATGGAGTTGAGGATACAGAGGATCATGGCGGTAACTCTCAG GATACATGGGAGGAGGTTGACCCAGATGAACTTTCATATGAG GAATTGCTTGCATTGGGTGAAGTAATCGGAACTGAGAGCCGAGGGCTTTCATCTGATACAATTGCCTCTTTGCCTTCAGTTACCTACAAGGCACAAAGCAATCAGGAAGGAAGCAATGATTC ATGTGTCATTTGCCGGTTGGACTATGAGGATGGTGAGACCTTGACTGTGCTTTCTTGCAAACATTCATACCATTCTGAGTGCATAAACAATTGGTTGCAAATAAACAAG
- the LOC117923936 gene encoding E3 ubiquitin ligase BIG BROTHER-related isoform X2 has translation MENNNITTTNSKLDSDEPKSVATATAAEEQNPNSPAAEDPNPNSNQAPPRQSSRTPFTNLSQVDADLALARTLQEQERAYMMLRINGEGSDYGSWEAGSYFNEEEFDDPNDGTDVDDGVDDEDEDEGEYDGTDEDAFDVHAQADDGEDDNPTIEFDPAVFSSDEAYARALQHIEEQEMAARLLALAGIHDHGVEDTEDHGGNSQDTWEEVDPDELSYEELLALGEVIGTESRGLSSDTIASLPSVTYKAQSNQEGSNDSCVICRLDYEDGETLTVLSCKHSYHSECINNWLQINKVCPICSTEVSSSR, from the exons ATGGAGAACAACAACATCACCACCACCAACTCTAAACTTGACTCCGATGAACCCAAATCCGTCGCCACCGCCACGGCCGCGGAGGAGCAGAACCCTAATTCCCCGGCCGCCGAAGACCCAAACCCTAATTCGAACCAGGCGCCGCCTCGCCAGTCTTCGAGGACTCCGTTCACCAATCTTAGCCAGGTCGATGCCGACCTCGCCCTCGCCCGCACCTTGCAGGAGCAG GAAAGAGCATATATGATGCTAAGGATCAATGGTGAAGGGAGTGATTACGGAAGTTGGGAAGCTGGAAGCTATTTCAATGAGGAAGAGTTTGATGATCCCAATGATGGCACTGATGTGGATGATGGGGTtgatgatgaggatgaggatgaaGGGGAGTATGATGGCACTGATGAAGATGCTTTTGATGTGCATGCTCAAGCTGATGATGGGGAGGACGACAACCCAACTATTGAATTTGATCCAGCTGTGTTTTCTAGTGATGAGGCCTATGCAAGAGCTCTACAGCACATTGAAGAACAAGAAATGGCTGCAAGGTTGTTGGCCCTTGCTGGGATACATGATC ATGGAGTTGAGGATACAGAGGATCATGGCGGTAACTCTCAG GATACATGGGAGGAGGTTGACCCAGATGAACTTTCATATGAG GAATTGCTTGCATTGGGTGAAGTAATCGGAACTGAGAGCCGAGGGCTTTCATCTGATACAATTGCCTCTTTGCCTTCAGTTACCTACAAGGCACAAAGCAATCAGGAAGGAAGCAATGATTC ATGTGTCATTTGCCGGTTGGACTATGAGGATGGTGAGACCTTGACTGTGCTTTCTTGCAAACATTCATACCATTCTGAGTGCATAAACAATTGGTTGCAAATAAACAAG